The region AGCATATAATCTCTGCTCTTTGGATTTTAGTGGAGATACGAAGGCATATGTAGCATAATTCAATATAGAAAGTGGTGAATGCCAACAGAGTAGGCAGACAATTCTTTGCGACTTCAGTGGACATAATGATTACTTGCTTTAAGGAGGTGGCATTTGTCTCCAGGGTAAGAGGATGAGTAGAGCTCAGGATTGTGGTGATtgtgggtggaggcaggggagacAAGAGTATTCGAAGCCTAAGAATACTATCAAATAGCCCCCTTTTCCGTACTTTCTTTAGAGTGGACTCAAATCATCACAAAGTACTTATGGGAACAGCTACAGAAGATGGCTGAATACTATCGGCCAGGGCCTGCAGGAAGTGGAGGCTGTGGTTCTACTATAGGACCCTTGCCCCATGATGTAGAGGTGGCAATCAGGCAGTGGGACTACAATGAGAAGCTCGCCATGTTCATGTTTCAGGTAGGCGCAAGGGCATGTCGTACATGGCATTGAATTACACCTTATCCTGTGTTGTCGGTATAGAATGGAATTTGCCCGTTGCCTTGCCCTTACTGTGGTTCTCTTtatccttccatttcctttatCTGCCTTACCTCTAATAGTTCCCTGCTATCCATAGGATGGAATGCTGGACAGACATGAGTTCCTGACTTGGGTACTTGAGTGTTTTGAGAAAATACGCCCTGGAGAGGACGAATTGCTTAAATTGCTCCTTCCTCTACTGCTTCGAGTAAGACCTAGACCTAAGGAGGGAGTGTTTGAAGGGATTTGAGGAAGGATTAGGATCAGAGCAGTGTCTCTTGGAGAAAACTAGGGGCTCTGTTGGTCATGTCTTCACAGTACTCAGGGGAATTTGTCCAGTCTGCCTATCTGTCCCGCCGCCTTGCCTACTTCTGTACCCGGAGACTGGCTCTACAGCTGGATGGCGTGAGCAGTCACTCATCTCATGTTATATCTGCTCAGTCAACAAGCTCTCTGCCCACCACCCCTGCACCTCAGCCCCCAACTAGCAGTACACCCACGACTCCCTTTAGTGACCTGCTTATGTGTCCTCAGCACCGGCCCCTGGTTTTTGGCCTCAGCTGTATCCTTCAGGTAGGTACTAGAAGGCCCAAGAAAGTGTAAAGGACTAACAGCTCGTCCTGGAGAATGGGGGTGAGTTCAACTCAGAGGTGGGAGCTGACGCTAAGTACGCCTTCAAGAATTAGTGTTtctcagctttttgtttgtttgtttgtttgtttgtttttcgagctGGTCCTGGAAtttaccctgtagaccaggctggccttgaactcacagaaaactgCTTGCCTCAaccccccaagtgctaggactgtTTCTCTATACTAGGACGTTCCCTTTTAGAGGTTTTGGAATTTTCTCCCAGAACTAAGTAGTAGGCCCAAGGCTTCTTAGGAAAGCCTGAGAATCTGGGTATGATGAATAGTGTATGCAGTCCCAAAACTtagaaagaagaggcaggaggattgtgagttcaaagtcagcataAGCTCCATAGCCAAATGAGCCTTTGTCTGAAATACTATACAAATCATTAAAAAgaggaaggtgaggaggaggggatcAGGAATGATACTTGCCCCAAGGACTCAGTCATAGTAAACCTAATTCAGATGGGCTCTCGGAAGTGGGGATTCTAGAGAGGCAGCCATGCTAACTGGGTTTGACTTATCTGTTGTCTGGCAGACCATCCTCCTGTGTTGTCCCAGTGCCCTAGTTTGGCACTACTCATTGACTGATAGTCGAATTAAGACTGGCTCTCCACTTGACCACCTGCCCATTGCTCCCTCCAACTTGCCCATGCCAGAGGGTAATAGTGCCTTCACTCAGCAGGTaagtttaaacactgccttggtATTTCAAAGTTGCGATGCGATGCTAAATTGTTTTTCCAGAAATAGTGGTTTGGCGTCTGCTActgttttatgtttctgttttgttttttgagacagactcttgcTAAGTAGCCTTTGCTGACCTGAAAGTTGTTGTGTAGACCTGGCAGGCCTCAGACTTAatggtgatccttctgcctctgcctcccaagaactagATTACAGGCAGGCAtatactaccatgcccagctttcggCTATTCTTCTTTTAGCTTTTTATGTATGGGGGTGCTTCcttaaagctttttttaaaaaaattattgcagGTGCGTGCAAAATTGCGAGAGATTGAACAGCAGATCAAGGAGCGAGGACAAGCAGTTGAGGTTCGCTGGTCTTTTGATAAGTGCCAGGAAGCTACTGCAGGTGGGTGTCAGAGGGCAGAAGCTAAGAAAGGATGGTGATGGCTGCGTAGATATCTGAGACTCTGCATGCACGGAACCTCTGGTTAACTCCCCTctactgtttgttttgtcctcAGGTTTCACCATTGGACGGGTGCTCCACACTTTAGAAGTGCTAGACAGCCATAGTTTTGAGCGCTCTGACTTTAGTAATTCTCTTGACTCCCTTTGTAATCGAATCTTTGGACTGGGGCCTAGTAAGGATGGTCATGAGGTGagtaagagaaacagaaagagcaaaACCCTTGCAGGAGAAGCAGTCTGGATAAGGGTAAGGTTAGTAACACATTGATAGTAGGAGACCCCTGAACTGATGATCTTCTTGGTGCCTGGTCCCAGGATGTTTTTAGGTGGGGCCTATTTTTTTGAAAGAGGAACTCAGTTCTTTTGTCCCCATCCTTCCATTACTTTTCCTCATCAAATCCTTTGCTTGCAGATTTCCTCAGATGATGATGCTGTAGTATCATTATTATGTGAATGGGCTGTGAGCTGCAAGCGCTCTGGTCGGCATCGTGCTATGGTAGTAGCCAAGCTCCTGGAGAAGAGACAGGCCGAAATTGAGGCTGAGGTTAGAGGCTAAGAAAAGGGAGTGGGTTGCCCGATGGAAAGAATAACTGGGTTTGGACACATTGGAGTGATTGATTGAGATAGAGGTGGGACTGGGACTGGACCTGAGGGATTGGAAAGAACCCATAGAGAGCTCTCGTCTTGGCACGTACCTGTAACATTCCAGCATGTGAAAGGTTTATATAGAGGATCATGGTTACAAAGCTAACCAGGCTTAGctagagagactgtctcaaaagttatctttattttttttaaagatttatttattaagtgtacaacattctgcctccatgtattgccacacgccagaggagggcaccagatctcatagatggttatgagccaccatgtgggtgctgggaattgaactcaggacctctggaagagcagccagtgctcttaaccactgagccatctctccagccccctgtctcaaaagttaaaaaagctgagtgtggtggtggatatctttaatcccagcacccagaagcctgaggcatgcagatctctgaatttgaggccaacctggtctaattTGGAACAGCTAGTGCCACatagactctgtttcaaaaaaaaaagtttaaaaaaaaatgctgggacgggcagtggtggtgcacacttttaatcccagcacttgggagacagaggcagaggcagaggcaggcggatctctgtgagttcgaggccagcctggtctacaagagctagttccaggacaggctccaaagctacagagaaaccctgtcttggggaaaaaaaaagctgggcatggtcttgcatggctttaatctcagcattcatttgggaggcaaaggcaggccaaTCTCTTATGAGTTTGCGACCAGCCAGagatgcatagtgagaccttgcctcatgaaactaaataagcaaataaataaaagtggtaGAGACCTTACAGGGAATGTTAAAGACATAAGACACAAATAGAAAAGAGCTGATGGATTAATTGGTTAGAGAAGAGATCAAGGCTGTAGTTGGGAGGTGGTAAAGGAAATGAGAAGTATGGGATGGAGGCAAGACAGGTGACTCCCAAGGTTCCATAGTGAAGATGAAGAAGCAGGGAAAAGTCGCTCCTCACTTTGTTCTCTCATCTTGCAGCGTTGTGGAGAATCTGAAGCAGCTGATGAGAAGGGTTCCATCGCCTCTGGTTCCCTTTCTGCTCCTAGTGCACCCATATTCCAGGATGTCCTCCTGCAGTTTCTGGATACACAGGCTCCCATGCTGAGTATGGACACCTATAATCTTCTAGTTACCTTGCCTAAATTCACCTATAAGCTATGTACTCAGAAAACTTGAGGAAGGACCTTCTGGCACTGGAcaagtggtggtgtacacctttaatcatagcactagggaggcagaagcaggtgaatttctgagttcaaggtcagtctggtctacagagcgagtttcaggacagccagggctacacagaaaaactgtctccaaaaacaaaccaaagcaaaagccaggcagtggtggcgcatgcctttaatcccagcactcaggaggcaaaggcaggcagatgatctctgagtttgagatcagccttttgtacagagtttcaggatagtcaaggctacacaaagaaattctgcctcaaaagcacaaaaaaggaCCTTCTGATCTATACTTCTGTCTTTGACTCTGTGAAAAATTACTTTTAGGCATAATTCTATTCCTTGATGATCTCACAATTTTCATAGAATAGAGAAATGCAAAGAATAAACAGCAGAACATTTGAGCAAAGCATTTTTACTATATGCACAGGAGCAATGATAGTCTGTTCATTCTGAGGTAGTGGTGGACAGCATGGAGTGATGTAGccaaccattttttaaatatttgagtatggttatttttcctgcatgtatgtctgtgcaccatgtgtgtgtctgatacctgcagaggccagtggagggctttggatgccctagaactggagtttatagacagttgtgagttgctatgagggtgcttggaatcaaaccctctggaagagcagccagtgaatgctcttaatcactgaggcaTTTTTCCAGCCCCACCAACCATACTTTGTATGTCTAGgcagtttctgggttttttttcctgttcttgccTCAGGGATGTCTCTCTCTGTAGTATTCTAAGAGCACCATAACTGAAgtgtgtctctatctctttttgtCCCGTCTTGTGTTCTGCTAACTTAGCTTTCCTCATTCCTTTCTAGCTGATCCCCGCAGTGAGAGTGAGCGAGTAGAATTCTTTAACTTAGTACTGCTGTTCTGTGAACTGATCCGACACGATGTTTTCTCCCACAACATGTACACCTGCACTCTCATCTCTCGGGGGGACCTTGCATTTGGAGCCCCTGGTCCTCGGCCTCCCTCTCCCTTTGATGATCCTGCAGATGACCCAGAGCGCAAGGAGGCTGAAGGCAGCAGCAGTAGCAAGCTAGAGGTGTGTGTCTTTTTCCTTGCTCATAATTATTACATTTCAACACTCCCATTTTCACAGCTTCTAGAAGCTTCCGAGCATCTCTTTTACCCAAGAATGGTATTAGAACTTTGTGGTTTATAGAATAGTCTCATGTCAGTTTTTCACTTGCTCTTCACGAAAGATCTGTGACGTACTCCTGCCTTCCTTTTAAAGCCAATGGAAACTGAGGCTTTACTTACTGGTTAAGTAACTGGACAAGGTTTGAATACAGAACTTGGGCTTTCCTCATGCCTCCTTGATTCAGTTCTCAGTGAACTTCCTGGACAGTGAAGAAGCACTCCGTGGGACTAAAGCAGGGAGTTGTTTTTGCATTTAAAGCTGCATTTAAGAAATGCAGTTTGTTGTGTGCCTGCAGGATCCAGGGCTCTCTGAATCTATGGACATCGACCCTAGTTCCAGTGTGCTCTTTGAAGACATGGAGAAACCTGATTTCTCAGTAAGATCCTGAGCATGAAAGAATCTAGCACCGTGGTTCTCCCCTTATGCCTCCTTTGGGAATTTCTTTGCCGCCTTTGCTTCTCCTGAACTTGCTGCCTTTCGCCCTCTTAGTTGTTCTCTCCTACTATGCCTTGTGAGGGGAAGGGAAGTCCATCCCCTGAGAAACCAGATGTCGAAAAGGAAGTGAAGCCCCCACCCAAAGAGAAGATCGAGGGGACACTTGGGGTTCTTTATGACCAGCCACGACATGTGCAGTATGCCACACATTTTCCAATTCCACAGGTACTGTTCTCCAACATTTGTGATGGCTTGTTTTGAGCCCGGATTTTCATTCAAGGAATTTGCTGAGGGGCTTGAACATGGGAGTGTTGAGAGTTACAAAGCATGCTCTtaaggaggagggcaggaagccgggtggtggtggtgcacgtctttaatcccagcacttgggaggcagaggcaggcggatctctgtgagttcaaggccagcctggtctacaagagctagctccaggacaggctccaaacaggctccaaagcttcagagaaaccgtgtctaaaaaaaaaaaaaaaaaaaaaaaaaaagaaacaaaacaaaaagaggagggCAGGAGACCTGTGATGGAGTCTGATGGTGCTGCTGGGATGCAGGAGGAGTCATGCAGCCATGAGTGCAACCAGCGGTTGGTCGTACTGTTTGGGGTGGGGAAGCAGCGAGATGATGCCCGCCATGCCATCAAGAAGATTACCAAGGATATCCTGAAGGTTCTGAACCGCAAGGGGACAGCAGAAACTGGTGGGTTTGAGGCTCCTTAAACAAAAGTCTCCCCCAAAGAATGCCCTAGTCAGTCTTTCTATGCCCAGAGTAGGGCACTCCCCAGTCATGTCCCAATATCCTGTCTCTTGGAGTCTCCTGAGAGCTCTAGTCCTTTTGAAACTTCCCCCTCATTCCCCCCCTCTACAGACCAGCTTGCTCCTATTGTGCCTCTGAATCCTGGAGACCTGACATTCTTAGGTACCTCACAGTAAGCCCCTTActaccctccctcctcccctccttaaCCTAACACCTCCCTGTACACATTCCTTTGAGGTCCACAGTCTGTGGTCCTTTATACCTGTGCTTCATTGTCCCATTTGTCCCTGCCCCAGCCCTTCCTTGAccacccttcccttttctcttcctaccctcattcccctttcccctcctccctcccaccacaGTCCCTTCTCCATACCCCCTTACCAGACCCCTAGTCAActagttttctttattgtcctgACTCATTGCTTTCACCTGTCCCCCTCAGGTGGGGAAGATGGCCAGAAGCGCCGCCGCAACCGGCCGGAAGCCTTCCCCACTGCTGAAGATATTTTTGCTAAGTTCCAGCACCTTTCTCATTATGACCAACATCAGGTCACGGCTCAGGTGTGGGCCTAAGCCAGCCCCCTTCccaccttctggcctcctgtcctgttttcctttttgtctcccccccccactAAGAGGCTAAGCCTGCTGGTCTTATCCCCTTCCACCATCATCCTTTCCTGCGTCCCTAGgtcttcttccttccattcctctctcACTCGCACTGCTCTTATCAGGTCTCCCGGAATGTTCTGGAGCAGATCACGAGCTTTGCCCTTGGCATGTCATACCACTTGCCTCTGGTGCAGCATGTGCAGTTCATCTTCGACCTCATGGAATATTCCCTGAGCATCAGTGGCCTCATCGACTTTGCCATTCAGGTGGGGACGTTGGGGCAGataagggaaaaagaaggaattCATGCTCTATAGGGTCTCAAAAGACAAGAGTAGAGGCTCCAGTCAGTTTCCCAGGCTATTTGGATGGCCCAAAGACCAGCACAGTGGGAGTGGAACATGAGCTAAGAGTGCCAGAATAGAGACTTAAGTGCTCCCTGGGGAGGCCCAAGAGACAGATTAGAGCTTTGGGTACAGAGCATCCTCTCCCTATGGACTTTACAGCATGCTGGCCTGGAGACTGCTTAGAGATACTGCTAGCGGACGCAGGACACTGGCACATGGGAACCTGACCCTTCTCTGCTGAAGTGACTCCAGCAGGAAGGGGCACAGGCTTGGCAATGGCAGCTTCCTTACAGAAAATGGGTTACGTCCAATGAAAGGGGCCTCTTCTCATGGTTCATCTCCATTTCTCTGATAGCTGCTAAATGAGCTGAGCGTGGTTGAGGCCGAGCTCCTCCTCAAATCCTCTGATCTGGTGGGCAGCTACACAACCAGCCTATGCTTATGTATCGTGGCTGTCCTTCGACACTATCACGCCTGCCTCATCCTCAACCAGGATCAGATGGCACAAGTGTTTGAGGGGTAAGCAGGGTTTCAAAGTAACTGAAATGTGCAGGATTCTGGTGAGTGCCAATTAGAAATGGCCTAGGAAGGACATGTGGGGCCACACAGTGGGGCAGAGTCTGCTACTAAGGTAGGGTAGAATAGTTTTCCCAAGACTCTTCAATTGGTTTTCAGGGCCTCTGTCCCCTGTCTCCCCCTGTTGATCCTCCCTACCCTGCTTCTGTGACAGGCTCTGTGGCGTAGTGAAGCATGGAATGAACCGCTCAGATGGCTCCTCTGCAGAGCGCTGTATCCTTGCTTATCTCTATGATCTGTATACTTCCTGTAGCCATTTAAAGAGCAAATTTGGGGAGCTCTTCAGGTAAGAGATGTGAAGAGATAGGAGAATGGGGATAGTACTACCTCCTTCCCATTACCGCACACCTCAGCACCCAGCTGTCTGTGCGGGATTACTTATGCACTGTGTCCTTTACCTGTGACTTCCTTGCTGAAAGTGAACCTTCTTCCTCCTTGCCTTCACAGGCCACTCTTTCTTAATCACATGTGGTTCTCTTCCTGCCATGTCTGCTGTGGCCCAgctccctttttcttctcccaaggtcctccATCCttcactcctttttcttttctcccctttcctgccCATCCCTGTACCCTACCAGACCTCCTTCAGTACTGCTGTTTCCTTTCCCTACCCCTGCAGTGACTTTTGCTCAAAAGTGAAGAACACCATCTACTGCAATGTGGAGCCATCAGAATCCAATATGCGCTGGGCACCGGAGTTCATGATTGACACTCTGGAGAACCCTGCTGCTCACACCTTCACCTACACGGGGCTAGGCAAGAGTCTGAGCGAGAACCCTGCTAACCGCTACAGCTTTGTCTGCAATGCTCTCATGCACGTCTGTGTGGGGCATCATGATCCTGATAGGTATGGGGCATACTGCGTTGAGGAATGGGCATCATGCCGCCATCTGATCTTGGGAGGGGTGGCTTACCTGAGAGATGCTGTGCCTTCCATTGTTActggggcagagacagaaagttgTGAGTCTGAAGTTTTGTAGAGCAAGACTTTTCCTGAGGGCTTTTGTACTTCTCCCTAGGGTAAATGACATCGCAATCCTGTGCGCGGAGCTCACCGGCTATTGCAAGTCACTGAGTGCAGAGTGGTTAGGAGTACTCAAGGCTCTGTGCTGCTCTTCTAACAATGGCACTTGTGGTTTCAACGATCTCCTGTGCAATGTAGATGTAAGCCTTTGGGTGGGGGTCTTGCTGGAGAATGAGACAGTTACCTATTTGGTAGCGATCTGGCCACACTCAAGACCATGGAGGGTCAGAGTTGAGTAGAGTGGAGGCATGGCACACTGGCAAAGTCTCCTTCCTCCACACTGAGTCACGGTGTCTGGCCACTTTTTTCAGGTCAGTGACTTGTCTTTTCACGATTCCCTGGCTACTTTTGTTGCCATCCTCATCGCCCGTCAATGTTTGCTCCTGGAAGACCTGATTCGCTGTGCTGCTATCCCTTCACTCCTGAATGCTGGTAAGGTTCCAGTCCAGAACTCCTAGAATGTCAGTTCTCCGCCCTGTGCTAATACGCACTCCATAACCTTCCTCTTCTTGGGGAACGCCCTGCTGTAGTTCCCTGGCCAGCGCTTGTTGTACTTCAGGCTGGAAGGCTCCAAGGGCCTATTTTGAAATTGCAGCCCCGATAACACCTCCACACTCTGTGTGtatctgggaatggaacccaataACTCCCTCATATGTGAGCCTGAGCTTCAGCCCAGCCTCTGAACCTTTTTGGCTTTTGCCCCTTCAGTTGTATAACATTTCTGTGCTCTGCTTCTCCTTTCACCTCACTTGTATTTCATCTTATTCTTCCTcctaacacatatacacatgcatagagTTTGGCTTCATTCTTTTCAGATCTGCTGTCTGTCTTTTAGCTTGTAGCGAACAGGATTCTGAGCCAGGGGCCCGGCTTACTTGCCGCATCCTCCTCCACCTGTTCAAGACACCACAGCTCAATCCTTGCCAGTCTGATGGAAGTAAGTGACTCTGATTGGAGCCAGGCAGCTAGAGAAACTGTGGCTCTCCCAACCCGctgctttttcttctgctttccttgACTGTGGCTCCCTTACAGACAAACCTACTGTTGGAATCCGGTCCTCCTGTGACCGCCACCTGCTGGCTGCCTCCCAGAACCGCATCGTGGATGGAGCTGTGTTTGCTGTTCTCAAGGCTGTGTTTGTACTCGGTATGCAAGGGGGTAGGAAAAAAGACATGCCAGAAGTGTGTATAGGGTGGAGTGCCAGCAAAACTACAGGGACAGTCTTTCTCCCTCCCAAAGGTGGTCTCTCTGACCtttggagaaaaggggagggagataaatatatttctgtttcatAAGGCAGCGTTTGGGGAATTTCTGCCTCTGTGGGACAGGGCAGGTCTCCACACAGCATTCTGATCACACTCTGCCCTCTATCTCCCACCCATGAACCACAGGGGATGCGGAGCTGAAAGGTTCAGGCTTCACAGTGACAGGAGGAACAGAAGAACTtccagaagaggagggaggaggtggtagtggtggtaggaGGCAGGGTGGCCGCAACATCTCTGTGGAGACAGCAAGTCTGGATGTCTATGCCAAGTACGTGCTGCGAAGCATCTGCCAACAGGTTAGTCTCACCTTCCCCCACTCCACCTAAATGCTTCCATGTAATATAACCTTGTTTCTAGCCCATGAGCACACTACCTCCCTGCTATACATCGTGTCCTTTACCTGCCCCTGACACAACTTCCTGGGGTT is a window of Arvicola amphibius chromosome X, mArvAmp1.2, whole genome shotgun sequence DNA encoding:
- the Med12 gene encoding mediator of RNA polymerase II transcription subunit 12 isoform X2 translates to MAAFGILSYEHRPLKRLRLGPPDVYPQDPKQKEDELTALNVKQGFNNQPAVSGDEHGSAKNVNFNPAKISSNFSSIIAEKLRCNTFSDTGRKKSLMNQKDNFWLVTARSQSAINTWFTDLAGTKPLTHLAKKVPIFSKKEEVFGYLAKYTVPVMRAAWLIKMTCAYYAAMSETKVKKKNTADPFTEWTQIITKYLWEQLQKMAEYYRPGPAGSGGCGSTIGPLPHDVEVAIRQWDYNEKLAMFMFQDGMLDRHEFLTWVLECFEKIRPGEDELLKLLLPLLLRYSGEFVQSAYLSRRLAYFCTRRLALQLDGVSSHSSHVISAQSTSSLPTTPAPQPPTSSTPTTPFSDLLMCPQHRPLVFGLSCILQTILLCCPSALVWHYSLTDSRIKTGSPLDHLPIAPSNLPMPEGNSAFTQQVRAKLREIEQQIKERGQAVEVRWSFDKCQEATAGFTIGRVLHTLEVLDSHSFERSDFSNSLDSLCNRIFGLGPSKDGHEISSDDDAVVSLLCEWAVSCKRSGRHRAMVVAKLLEKRQAEIEAERCGESEAADEKGSIASGSLSAPSAPIFQDVLLQFLDTQAPMLTDPRSESERVEFFNLVLLFCELIRHDVFSHNMYTCTLISRGDLAFGAPGPRPPSPFDDPADDPERKEAEGSSSSKLEDPGLSESMDIDPSSSVLFEDMEKPDFSLFSPTMPCEGKGSPSPEKPDVEKEVKPPPKEKIEGTLGVLYDQPRHVQYATHFPIPQEESCSHECNQRLVVLFGVGKQRDDARHAIKKITKDILKVLNRKGTAETDQLAPIVPLNPGDLTFLGGEDGQKRRRNRPEAFPTAEDIFAKFQHLSHYDQHQVTAQVSRNVLEQITSFALGMSYHLPLVQHVQFIFDLMEYSLSISGLIDFAIQLLNELSVVEAELLLKSSDLVGSYTTSLCLCIVAVLRHYHACLILNQDQMAQVFEGLCGVVKHGMNRSDGSSAERCILAYLYDLYTSCSHLKSKFGELFSDFCSKVKNTIYCNVEPSESNMRWAPEFMIDTLENPAAHTFTYTGLGKSLSENPANRYSFVCNALMHVCVGHHDPDRVNDIAILCAELTGYCKSLSAEWLGVLKALCCSSNNGTCGFNDLLCNVDVSDLSFHDSLATFVAILIARQCLLLEDLIRCAAIPSLLNAACSEQDSEPGARLTCRILLHLFKTPQLNPCQSDGNKPTVGIRSSCDRHLLAASQNRIVDGAVFAVLKAVFVLGDAELKGSGFTVTGGTEELPEEEGGGGSGGRRQGGRNISVETASLDVYAKYVLRSICQQEWVGERCLKSLCEDSNDLQDPVLSSAQAQRLMQLICYPHRLLDNEDGENPQRQRIKRILKNLDQWTMRQSSLELQLMIKQTPNNEMNSLLENIAKATIEVFQQSAETGSSSGSTTSNMPSSSKTKPVLSSLERSGVWLVAPLIAKLPTSVQGHVLKAAGEELEKGQHLGSSSRKERDRQKQKSMSLLSQQPFLSLVLTCLKGQDEQREGLLASLHSQVHQIVINWRENQYLDDCKPKQLMHEALKLRLNLVGGMFDTVQRSTQQTTEWAQLLLEIIISGTVDMQSNNELFTTVLDMLSVLINGTLAADMSSISQGSMEENKRAYMNLVKKLQKDLGERQSDSLEKVHQLLPLPKQNRDVIACEPQGSLIDTKGNKIAGFDSIFKKEGLQVSTKHKISPWDLFEGLKPSTASLSWAWFGTVRVDRRVARGEEQQRLLLYHTHLRPRPRAYYLEPLPLPPEDEEPPAPALLEPEKKAPEPPKTDKPGAAPPSTEERKKKSTKGKKRSQPATKTEDYGMGPGRSGPYGVTVPPDLLHHANPGSISHLNYRQNSLGLYTQNQPLPAGGPRVDPYRPVRLPMQKLPTRPPYPGVLSTPGITAVMGLEPTSYKTSVYRQQQPTVPQGQRLRQQLQQSQGMLGQSSVHQMTPSSSYGLQTSQGYTSYVSHVGLQQHTGPAGTMVPPSYSSQPYQSTHPSTNPTLVDPTRHLQQRPSGYVHQQAPTYGHGLTSTQRFSHQTLQQTPMMGTMTPLSAQGVQAGVRSTSILPEQQQQQQQQQQQQQQQQQQQQQQQQQQQQYHIRQQQQQQQQILRVRPWDCG